In Leguminivora glycinivorella isolate SPB_JAAS2020 chromosome 20, LegGlyc_1.1, whole genome shotgun sequence, the following proteins share a genomic window:
- the LOC125236885 gene encoding uncharacterized protein LOC125236885 — MNELLDALSRMHVGCHIDDVCLNNISYADDMVLLSASVGGIRRLLEVCETYAETHGLKYNVCKSKYMVFEVGRSKTSEVTPIKLNGEVLERVDVFKYLGHIVTADLKDDKDIERERRALSVRANMIARKFARCTREVKVTLFRAYCTSLYSCNMWLSYTKRAYEALRVQYNNAFRVMMGLPRFCSASGMFAEARVDCFYATIRKRAASLVRRVRASPNIVMKMIGDRLDSPFLLRCSRLHVPYSEKRKCT; from the coding sequence ATGAACGAGCTACTGGATGCGCTTAGCAGAATGCATGTCGGGTGTCATATTGACGATGTATGCCTTAATAATATTAGCTATGCGGATGACATGGTTCTGCTTAGCGCGTCTGTGGGGGGCATACGTAGGCTGCTAGAGGTATGTGAGACATACGCTGAAACTCATGGTTTGAAATATAATGTATGTAAAAGCAAATATATGGTCTTTGAGGTCGGCCGAAGTAAAACGTCAGAAGTAACACCCATCAAACTAAACGGGGAAGTTCTAGAAAGGGTGGACGTGTTCAAATATTTAGGACACATAGTGACGGCAGACCTCAAAGACGATAAAGACATAGAGAGAGAACGGAGAGCTTTGTCGGTCCGGGCGAATATGATTGCCCGCAAGTTTGCGCGATGTACCAGGGAGGTGAAAGTAACACTATTTAGAGCATACTGCACCTCACTGTACTCATGTAATATGTGGCTGTCATATACGAAACGAGCCTACGAAGCTCTCCGCGTCCAGTATAACAACGCGTTCCGGGTGATGATGGGGCTGCCGCGCTTCTGTAGCGCATCAGGGATGTTCGCTGAAGCCAGGGTCGATTGTTTCTATGCCACCATCCGCAAGAGAGCAGCATCCCTGGTGCGCCGGGTGCGCGCCAGCCCCAACATCGTCATGAAGATGATAGGGGACAGGTTGGACTCCCCCTTTTTGCTACGCTGCAGTCGGCTACATGTGCCGTACTCAGAAAAAAGAAAATGTACAtag